The DNA segment ACGCGCGATGGAAACAAGCTTACTATTAACTTTATTACTGGCTCCACTCGCCGGATTTCTCTTCAACATATTCTTTGGAAAAGCAGCTGGAAAAACAATTTCGGGCGCTGTAGGAACGCTTGCAGTATCGGTTTCATTTGTGGCAACCCTTATCTTGTTTTTGCAAGTTTTGGATACCAAGCAAGCAATTGAAGTTTCGTTCTTTGAATGGATTAACTTTTCAACTTTTACAATTGACTTCGGATTTCTGTTAGATCAGCTTTCATTATTATGGCTGATGTTCGTAACCGGAATAGGTGCTCTTATCCACTTATACTCTATTGGATATATGCACGATGACAAAAATATGTCACAATATTTTGCGTATCTAAATTTGTTCGTTCTATTTATGATCACACTTGTAGCAGGAAATAATCTTGTTGTAATGTTTATCGGATGGGAAGGCGTTGGACTTTGTTCATACTTACTTATTGGATTCTGGCATAAAAATCAAGACTTTAATGACGCGGCAAAAAAGGCGTTTATTATGAACAGAATTGGAGATTTAGGTTTCCTTGCTGGAGTATTTATTATTCTAACCTTGTTTGGAACGGTGAATTTCCTTGAATTGAAAGAAATTATACTTGCTAGCGGATCAACTGCTTCGGCATATTGGATTGCTGCTGCTGCTCTAGCATTATTCATTGCAGCATCAGGAAAAAGTGCTCAAATTCCACTTTATACTTGGTTGCCAGACGCGATGGCGGGACCAACTCCAGTATCAGCTCTTATACACGCAGCGACGATGGTAACTGCGGGAATCTTTATGATCAGCAGAATGCATTTCCTATTTGATCTTGCTCCACAAATTCTAAATATCATTGCAATCATTGGTGCACTTACGGCTCTTGTAGCTGCGAGTATAGCGCTTGTGCAAAATGACATTAAGAAAGTTCTTGCTTACTCAACGGTATCTCAATTGGGATTAATGTTTTTGGCACTTGGACTTGGCGCTTATGAAGTTGCTATTTTCCACGTAATTACACACGCATTCTTTAAAGCTTGTTTATTCTTGGGTTCAGGATCAGTTATTCACTCGATGGGTGGTGAACAAGATATGCGCAAGATGGGTGGACTTAAAAAATATATGAAAACTACTTATATCACTTTCATTATTGCAGCTCTTGCAATATCTGGAATTCCGATATTCTCAGGTTTCTTTTCTAAAGATGAAATCTTACTAGTAGCTTTCCACCAGAATATTCCATTATGGGCAGTAGCTTCTATCGCTTCGGTGATGACCGCTTTCTATATGTTCAGGTTGGTTTTCCTTACTTTCTTTAACGACTTCCGCGGAACGGCAGAACAAGAAAAGCACCTTCACGAAAGTCCAGCTACAATGACGATTCCACTTATCGTACTTGCATTCTTAGCAACAGTTGGTGGACTTATTTCGCTTCCTGGTAACAGTTGGCTGAACGACTATCTTGCTCCGATTATTTCTCGTACAGGCGCAGAAGCACATGTATTAGGAACAACAGAATATATCTTAATGGGCGTTGCAATTATCGGTGGACTTATCGGTATTGGAATCGCATATTCGATGTATATGAAAAACAAACAAGTTCCTGCAGAAGATGCGCAGATTACAGGTTTTGCCAATGTTCTTTACAACAAACTTTACGTTGACGAAATTTACAACG comes from the Flavobacterium ardleyense genome and includes:
- the nuoL gene encoding NADH-quinone oxidoreductase subunit L, producing METSLLLTLLLAPLAGFLFNIFFGKAAGKTISGAVGTLAVSVSFVATLILFLQVLDTKQAIEVSFFEWINFSTFTIDFGFLLDQLSLLWLMFVTGIGALIHLYSIGYMHDDKNMSQYFAYLNLFVLFMITLVAGNNLVVMFIGWEGVGLCSYLLIGFWHKNQDFNDAAKKAFIMNRIGDLGFLAGVFIILTLFGTVNFLELKEIILASGSTASAYWIAAAALALFIAASGKSAQIPLYTWLPDAMAGPTPVSALIHAATMVTAGIFMISRMHFLFDLAPQILNIIAIIGALTALVAASIALVQNDIKKVLAYSTVSQLGLMFLALGLGAYEVAIFHVITHAFFKACLFLGSGSVIHSMGGEQDMRKMGGLKKYMKTTYITFIIAALAISGIPIFSGFFSKDEILLVAFHQNIPLWAVASIASVMTAFYMFRLVFLTFFNDFRGTAEQEKHLHESPATMTIPLIVLAFLATVGGLISLPGNSWLNDYLAPIISRTGAEAHVLGTTEYILMGVAIIGGLIGIGIAYSMYMKNKQVPAEDAQITGFANVLYNKLYVDEIYNAIIITPINALSTFFRDMLEPALGAIVFGFGKVVNGISAQGRLVQNGNIGLYLLAFVFGISAILIYLFLGQ